In Zygosaccharomyces rouxii strain CBS732 chromosome F complete sequence, a single window of DNA contains:
- a CDS encoding uncharacterized protein (conserved hypothetical protein) yields the protein MRLNKVDAARDKSKSFRPVYPYSHNEERISLGDQSGSSGNNNDENYMNHNEKISQWIESLPIFETSNYELKSYCYYSDFAPNWEEVKLEDQLREEMSAPMSDEILHLSSNKTR from the coding sequence ATGCGCCTTAATAAAGTCGATGCCGCTAGGGATAAAAGTAAGAGTTTCAGGCCAGTTTATCCATACTCACATAATGAAGAACGGATATCTCTTGGTGATCAAAGTGGAAGCAGTGGTAATAACAATGATGAGAATTACATGAATCATAATGAGAAAATCAGTCAGTGGATTGAAAgtttaccaatttttgaaactaGTAAttatgaattgaaatcttaTTGTTACTATAGCGATTTTGCACCAAACTGGGAGGAAGTTAAATTGGAAGACCAATTGAGGGAAGAAATGTCTGCACCTATGTCCGATGAGATATTGCATTTATCATCTAATAAAACCCGGTAG
- a CDS encoding uncharacterized protein (no similarity) → MQSYPSFENLICNSIDLTFYEGPGMKKALLRSQLALASQCELVTCICNEISECDPMKRASGNKLIYWKGLKFSSFF, encoded by the coding sequence ATGCAATCATATCCATCGTTTGAGAACTTGATTTGTAATTCAATCGACCTAACGTTCTATGAAGGACCTGGTATGAAGAAAGCTCTACTGCGTTCTCAGTTGGCTCTCGCTTCTCAATGCGAATTAGTTACATGCATCTGTAACGAAATAAGCGAATGTGATCCTATGAAGAGGGCTTCCGGTAACAAGTTAATATATTGGAAAGGTTTGAAATTCTCTTCgtttttctaa
- a CDS encoding uncharacterized protein (similar to uniprot|P36122 Saccharomyces cerevisiae YKR027W FMP50 The authentic non-tagged protein was localized to the mitochondria and uniprot|P40955 Saccharomyces cerevisiae YJL099w CHS6 chitin biosynthesis protein), whose protein sequence is MSFLFKSKSRKKPTLAKDLQKNGASGFFPEDQVMESNGEDANVNTYNGSNAYNLIEFPRILERRFGESLGNRTRMLSELVASDKLGLGPPDMVHATLYDKFHKEEIGEYFFITGVDLSSGSMPIAFLNMLKLNQMENQASREGQISTYCCVNIFRQLDIRIRYESDKNFQINAVDCQNGTSTVQLSDAIWEETFVSACMRSFLTNVDVERKLPGLVEYPFAIAQGSTTNCKRAITSLCKFLPRLVECGWDSTKSVHPTVLHNNLTETLLILISVAPDLIAFTLQLLEKLGQDDPSNKVYYDIVKVAVMRVHGEKELEMIALIEKILSSLFPRLHHTPPKDSDSLHLVNCITDLLNLQAKFLLERGDNELALAISKFSTELSSDTFDSWYNLAQSYIQLEQYDKALVAINCMPRLADSDKYKMALWNQPTLVDYYKRPLGGAQSRCDLSTNEINNLSSTMKNQKESELLELVYGRIVMANESGRGCIKELWEKSCVDLGPIYGPQAHNLINFVSPQEVKLVADINLLARNTVAKSPSWFEEQVCDLLMALAARIGWNGLLQLRSQLFVMEKEYSGDAQTDLNSSGNAPPEIRRKRLCERWLDQLFLDLYEDLRISALSQEHRDVKYSGLEWELLGIILLRTWNLHDAVACLRTSIMARFDPVSCHKLLQLYMKQDFYNNLTLDPDLVLELVTMQIAYQSRFYDSFQVPSLLVLYRLSDYIDPDTIRNRIMALPFAERGILAMVDSMINWIKQMTKDTPDDGTDAIANV, encoded by the coding sequence ATGagctttcttttcaaatcgaAAAGTAGGAAAAAGCCAACATTGGCCAAGGATTTGCAAAAAAATGGTGCTTCAGGGTTCTTCCCTGAGGATCAAGTGATGGAAAGTAATGGTGAGGATGCGAATGTAAATACTTATAATGGATCCAATGCTTACAATTTGATAGAGTTTCCCCGGATCCTGGAGAGAAGATTTGGTGAAAGTTTAGGTAATCGTACCAGAATGCTTAGTGAATTGGTAGCAAGTGATAAATTGGGATTGGGACCACCAGATATGGTTCATGCCACGTTGTATGATAAATTTCACAAGGAGGAGATAGGTGAGTACTTCTTTATTACAGGTGTTGATCTTTCTAGTGGTTCTATGCCTATTGCTTTCTTGAATATGCTAAAACTGAACCAAATGGAAAATCAAGCATCAAGAGAGGGTCAAATTTCCACTTACTGTTGTGTCAATATCTTTAGACAGTTGGATATCAGAATTCGCTATGAGTCTGATaagaatttccaaattaatGCGGTTGATTGCCAAAATGGTACCTCCACCGTACAATTGAGTGATGCCATTTGGGAAGAAACTTTTGTCAGTGCATGTATGAGAAGTTTTTTGACTAATGTTGATGTGGAAAGAAAATTACCAGGTTTGGTGGAATATCCATTTGCCATCGCTCAAGGTAGCACTACGAATTGTAAAAGAGCAATTACATCGTTATGCaaatttttaccaagatTGGTTGAATGTGGATGGGATTCTACCAAAAGTGTTCACCCCACGGTTTTACATAATAATTTGACCGAAACTCTACTAATACTAATTTCGGTGGCACCAGATTTAATTGCATTCACTTTACAACTGCTGGAAAAACTGGGTCAAGATGATCCCAGTAATAAAGTGTACTACGATATTGTTAAAGTTGCCGTTATGCGTGTACAtggtgaaaaggaattggaaatgATTGCAttaattgagaaaattttATCGTCTTTGTTTCCCAGGTTGCATCATACCCCACCAAAAGATAGCGATTCCTTGCACTTGGTTAACTGCATAACGGATCTGCTCAACTTACAGGCAAAATTTCTACTAGAAAGAGGTGACAACGAATTAGCGTTAGCtatttccaaattttccacgGAATTATCCTCGGATACTTTTGATTCGTGGTACAATTTAGCTCAATCTTATATCCAATTGGAGCAATATGATAAAGCCCTAGTTGCCATTAATTGTATGCCTCGATTAGCAGATTCTGATAAGTACAAGATGGCACTTTGGAATCAACCGACGCTGGTGGATTATTATAAAAGACCTCTAGGGGGGGCTCAATCACGTTGTGATTTATCTACTAATGAAATTAACAATTTGAGCAGtacgatgaagaatcaaaaGGAATCAGAGTTACTGGAATTAGTCTACGGACGCATAGTTATGGCAAATGAATCCGGAAGAGGTTGCATTAAAGAACTTTGGGAAAAGTCTTGCGTCGATTTAGGACCCATCTATGGACCTCAGGCACAcaatttaatcaatttcGTTTCACCACAGGAAGTTAAATTAGTTGCAGATATCAACCTGTTGGCTCGTAACACTGTCGCCAAGAGTCCCAGCTGGTTCGAAGAGCAAGTTTGCGATTTACTCATGGCGCTGGCCGCACGCATCGGTTGGAATGGATTACTACAACTAAGATCTCAATTGTTTGTCATGGAGAAAGAGTACTCCGGTGATGCGCAAACCGATTTAAACAGCAGTGGCAATGCACCCCCAGAGATTCGTCGAAAACGTCTTTGTGAAAGGTGGTTAgatcaattgttcttgGACCTATATGAAGATTTGCGTATTAGTGCCCTCTCACAGGAACATAGAGACGTTAAATACAGCGGGCTGGAATGGGAATTATTGGGTATTATCCTTTTAAGGACATGGAATTTACACGATGCCGTAGCATGTCTACGTACAAGTATTATGGCAAGATTTGATCCTGTTAGTTGTCATAAATTATTACAGTTGTACATGAAACAGGATTTTTATAACAATTTGACCTTGGATCCTGACCTAGTCCTTGAACTGGTCACCATGCAAATCGCATACCAATCACGGTTCTATGATAGCTTCCAAGTGCCGAGCCTGTTAGTGCTCTACAGGCTATCTGACTACATTGATCCAGATACAATTCGTAATAGAATCATGGCTTTGCCTTTCGCAGAGAGAGGAATACTGGCGATGGTAGATAGTATGATAAACTGGATAAAGCAGATGACCAAAGACACACCAGATGACGGCACAGATGCGATTGCAAATGTATAg
- a CDS encoding uncharacterized protein (weakly similar to uniprot|Q08909 Saccharomyces cerevisiae YOR385W Hypothetical ORF) has protein sequence MESEPLSLPSYNDVYNSDVSKSELAQKLPPPYHVNSQRKRTMPIVHSIGERGPRLFLSEESLNKYRHTNFHEQYLVNLQNAGIPLFQFLKTSRFKRMIGKSSFVINKYLLQKLETGVGDEKPILTDGTYGLYKIPFCWIFRKKKGGKTTYTFRYSEGTNVSEHELIEDHNEYSGMLNGDEFRYASPDGNFDKLLLILGSNAVSGLYTREDCDYLMVKHSKLAHIILSESPGDQISTTTLLLACQGLLINHLVRNHFFQGTVANRPPPRSAVWDPLWQDQ, from the coding sequence ATGGAATCAGAACCGCTATCACTACCATCGTACAACGACGTTTACAATTCAGATGTTTCCAAGTCTGAATTAGCACAAAAGCTACCGCCTCCGTATCATGTCAATTCACAACGCAAGAGAACAATGCCAATCGTTCATTCTATCGGAGAAAGAGGGCCCCGGCTCTTTTTAAGTGAAGAATCCTTAAATAAGTATAGGCATACGAATTTTCACGAGCAGTatctggtaaatcttcagaaCGCCGGTATACCTTTattccaatttctcaaaactTCAAGATTCAAGCGTATGATAGGGAAATCATCTTTCGTTATCAATAAATATTTATTACAGAAGCTTGAAACTGGTGTCGGCGATGAGAAACCAATCTTAACAGATGGAACTTATGGACTCTATAAGATACCGTTTTGTTGGATTTttagaaaaaagaaaggCGGGAAAACGACTTATACATTTAGATACTCTGAAGGTACAAACGTTTCTGAACACGAATTGATTGAAGACCATAACGAATACTCGGGCATGCTAAATGGGGACGAATTTCGATATGCCTCCCCAGATGGCAATTTTGACAAATTACTACTAATTTTGGGTTCAAATGCGGTCAGTGGTCTTTATACTAGAGAGGATTGTGATTATTTAATGGTGAAACACTCGAAACTTGCGCATATTATCCTCAGTGAAAGTCCTGGTGATCAAATTTCTACTACAACGCTTCTTTTAGCATGTCAAGGACTTTTAATCAATCATTTAGTTAGAAACCATTTTTTCCAAGGAACGGTAGCCAATCGGCCTCCACCAAGATCTGCTGTTTGGGATCCCCTATGGCAGGATCAGTAA
- a CDS encoding uncharacterized protein (weakly similar to uniprot|Q08909 Saccharomyces cerevisiae YOR385W Hypothetical ORF), giving the protein MEKFESLGAEKTPISPQVQTSVSPNANIRTMPIIVPANFSSPVFLFSSVDSCAIYQQKDYKKCVLNSEGIGIPLFETRFRNFNKGFVSVDKYVLLNVKDPPPKAPYRIKKQDGNLILYKVEYCKAYLCDHKNYSAWEVAFSAPLSHVGKYDFIQDMGTRPEFFGTADGFDLSWKAFGSIAWGGRELFANYDDIHRLITYDSLPDSEPRDDNCKGKPLSPQGIYSRNWKSSKLKDSCSMLSFLEPGDASGLGIRSVPPVTEFLSIHGILLHFHIVSLIQEEERRARAARNAAGSGSAAGAWTASFGGGF; this is encoded by the coding sequence atggaaaaattcgaGAGTCTAGGGGCTGAAAAGACCCCCATAAGTCCGCAAGTACAAACGTCAGTGAGCCCGAATGCAAATATCAGGACCATGCCCATTATTGTCCCGGCTAATTTCTCATCACCGGTTTTTCTGTTTAGCAGCGTAGATTCTTGTGCAATATATCAACAGAAAGATTACAAAAAGTGTGTTTTGAACTCGGAAGGTATTGGTATTCCTTTGTTTGAAACTCGTTTTCGAAATTTCAATAAGGGATTTGTATCGGTAGACAAATATGTTCTATTGAATGTCAAGGATCCTCCACCGAAAGCACCATACAGGATCAAGAAACAGGATGGAAACTTGATTCTCTACAAAGTTGAATACTGCAAAGCTTACCTGTGTGATCATAAAAATTATTCTGCATGGGAAGTTGCTTTTTCAGCGCCACTTAGTCACGTCGGTAAATACGACTTTATACAGGACATGGGAACAAGGCCGGAATTTTTTGGTACAGCTGACGGATTTGATTTATCTTGGAAAGCGTTTGGCAGTATAGCTTGGGGGGGACGTGAGCTTTTTGCCAATTACGATGATATTCATCGACTAATTACTTACGATTCTTTGCCAGATTCAGAACCAAGGGATGATAATTGCAAGGGCAAACCGTTGTCCCCTCAGGGAATATActcaagaaattggaaaagttcAAAGTTGAAGGATAGTTGCAGTATGCTTTCCTTCTTGGAACCGGGAGATGCTTCTGGTTTGGGCATTCGTTCCGTACCACCGGTAACGGAGTTTTTATCAATACATGGAATACTACTTCACTTCCATATTGTAAGCCTAATACAGGAGGAGGAAAGAAGGGCAAGAGCTGCAAGAAATGCGGCAGGAAGTGGGTCAGCTGCAGGAGCCTGGACTGCTTCCTTTGGTGGAGGTTTCTGA
- a CDS encoding uncharacterized protein (weakly similar to uniprot|Q08909 Saccharomyces cerevisiae YOR385W Hypothetical ORF), which yields MEMNAYPGDEKLPVSPQVQTPLSSNLNIRTMPIIPANFSSSFFLFSSIDSYARYNDQDYKKCELDPEGMGIPLFQVRFRSFKKESMLIEKYVLLDASDSPPKAPYRIKKQDGNLILYKVEYCKVYLRYYSNYSAWEVVFLDPLTRLGKYEFLHNVGTKLSFCGTADGFDLSWRAIDSSVWGEHELFANYDDIHRLVTYDSLPDSEPRDENCKNKPLSPRGIYLRNWKSSKLRNSCNILSFLEPGDASGLGIRSVPPVTEFLSIHGILLHCRIVALIQEAQSREAAERRRRAMNSSMNMSMASAGAMAGSGCCC from the coding sequence ATGGAAATGAATGCGTATCCAGGGGATGAAAAACTCCCCGTAAGCCCTCAAGTACAGACACCGCTGAGCTCAAATCTAAATATCAGGACGATGCCCATTATCCCAGCTAATTTCTCATCGTCGTTTTTCCTGTTTAGCAGCATAGATTCTTACGCAAGATATAATGATCAAGATTATAAAAAGTGTGAATTAGACCCAGAAGGTATGGGGATTCCGTTGTTTCAAGTTCGTTTTCGAAGTTTCAAGAAGGAATCTATGTTGATAGAGAAATATGTTTTATTAGATGCTAGCGATTCTCCACCGAAAGCACCATACAGGATTAAGAAGCAGGATGGAAACTTGATTCTCTACAAAGTTGAATACTGTAAAGTTTACCTGCGTTATTATAGTAACTATTCTGCATGGGAAGTTGTTTTTTTAGACCCACTTACTCGCTTGGGGAAATATGAATTTTTGCATAATGTTGGAACTAAACTGAGCTTTTGTGGTACCGCAGATGGATTTGATTTGTCCTGGAGGGCGATTGACAGCTCAGTTTGGGGGGAACATGAACTTTTCGCCAACTACGATGATATTCATCGACTAGTTACTTACGATTCTTTGCCAGATTCAGAACCAAGGGATGAGAATTGCAAGAATAAACCGTTGTCCCCTCGGGGAATATACCTtagaaattggaaaagttcAAAGTTGAGGAACAGTTGTAATATTCTTTCCTTCCTGGAACCAGGAGATGCTTCTGGTTTGGGCATTCGTTCTGTACCACCGGTAACGGAATTTCTATCAATACATGGAATACTGCTACATTGCCGTATCGTAGCCTTAATACAAGAAGCGCAGTCTAGAGAGGCAGctgaaagaagaagaagagcaaTGAATTCGTCGATGAATATGTCAATGGCTTCAGCTGGTGCTATGGCTGGCTCGggttgttgctgttga
- a CDS encoding uncharacterized protein (conserved hypothetical protein), with product MRLTSTLIYLLGFALCVFAAAAPEVEDSPKKAKYVAKFDKKVKGFIKFKSTPEGEVKVNVKLHDLPKEGGPFLYHVHEKPVPSNGSCDATLGHLNPYNGSLNATKPAYKEVGDLSGKHGKITSSPFDTSYVDPYLSLNMSDPAFIGNRSIVIHYANNTRFACSNITRN from the coding sequence ATGCGTCTAACCTCAACACTCATTTATTTATTGGGCTTTGCCCTATGTGTCTTTGCCGCTGCTGCTCCAGAAGTTGAGGACTCCCCAAAGAAAGCGAAGTATGTGGCTAAGTTTGATAAGAAAGTTAAAGGTTTTATTAAGTTTAAATCTACACCAGAGGGTGAAGTTAAAGTCAATGTGAAGTTGCACGATTTACCTAAAGAAGGTGGACCATTCCTTTACCACGTTCATGAGAAACCAGTTCCTTCTAATGGTAGCTGTGATGCTACTTTGGGACACTTGAACCCATACAATGGGAGTCTAAATGCGACGAAACCTGCGTATAAAGAAGTTGGTGATTTGTCAGGGAAGCACGGTAAGATTACCAGTAGTCCTTTCGACACCTCTTACGTCGATCCCTACCTTTCTTTGAACATGAGTGATCCTGCTTTTATTGGTAACCGCTCTATTGTTATTCACTATGCCAACAATACCAGATTTGCTTGCAGCAATATTACTCGTAATTAA
- a CDS encoding MFS transporter (similar to uniprot|Q07824 Saccharomyces cerevisiae YLL028W TPO1 Proton-motive-force- dependent multidrug transporter of the major facilitator superfamily able to transport eight different compounds including polyamines quinidine cycloheximide and nystatin involved in excess spermidine detoxification), whose translation MAKIDSAADTDWSKAPPQRRLGRVCGGKYLEDYQMDESSPEALERPLIKVECDVPLTYTESIEKDGKEWVMLTYAPGDKENPFNWSSKRKWFYTWVLNLMTLMIGLGNTVYNSTISGMCKDLHRSTEIGQLGLFVFNQTSGVLPLFLAPFCELVGRKVVYTAGFIGFCLTFIGLALGRNMATILVLRTLQGGCGSIGTILVGGTFDDMFIPEERAIPMALFSHIAIFGTMAAPIYAGFADQAIGWRWVEGIQGLANIPLLIIVVLFFKETRGGVFLQQRAKILRKDTGDERWVAKEELEAPELKDALYNSSVKAIGMLLSEPVVFFFGMWIAFTWFITFLFLSVITITFSEQKHWSEGIAGLPYISLCIGVTLGFFLNFLQIRKYDKIRSKATGAIAPEHRLYGAMAGGIFLPIGLFIYSFTQYHWLHWIGPNIGLVCIAFGIFFIFESCYSYTSDCYGPSASSAIAGQSYLRNELGAVAPLFAAQMFRGMHSEWAGLLCSLVGTGLSLLPFILFKFGPSIRGKSKRAIVYEDHMVSSDESDDSNSNIGFADKDYKDDGGLFDDGEPSKSSQSRLTNDDDHDNAHIEDAHAVNSRAMTNVH comes from the coding sequence ATGGCTAAGATAGATAGTGCAGCTGATACAGACTGGAGTAAAGCTCCACCACAAAGGAGGTTAGGTAGAGTATGTGGTGGTAAGTATTTAGAAGACTACCAGATGGATGAATCCTCACCGGAAGCACTCGAGCGTCCATTAATCAAAGTTGAATGCGACGTGCCGCTAACGTACACGGAATCTATAGAAAAAGACGGTAAAGAATGGGTTATGTTGACGTATGCGCCTGGTGATAAGGAAAATCCATTTAATTGGAGTTCTAAACGTAAGTGGTTCTACACTTGGgttttaaatttaatgaCATTAATGATTGGTTTGGGTAATACGGTTTACAACTCTACTATCTCCGGTATGTGTAAGGATTTACACAGATCTACAGAGATTGGTCAATTAGGCCTTTTCGTATTTAACCAGACTTCGGGTGttcttccacttttctTGGCACCATTCTGTGAATTAGTCGGTAGAAAAGTGGTTTACACTGCTGGTTTTATTGGATTTTGTCTTACTTTCATTGGATTAGCACTAGGTAGAAACATGGCGACCATTTTAGTTCTACGTACCCTCCAGGGTGGTTGTGGTAGTATTGGTACCATTTTAGTTGGTGGTACCTTTGACGACATGTTTATCCCTGAGGAAAGAGCTATTCCAATGGCACTTTTCTCTCATATTGCTATTTTTGGTACGATGGCGGCACCAATTTATGCAGGTTTTGCTGATCAAGCAATTGGCTGGCGTTGGGTAGAAGGTATTCAAGGTTTGGCAAATATTCCATTGTTAATTATTGtggttcttttctttaaagaaactCGTGGTGGTGTTTTCTTACAACAGAGGGCTAAAATATTACGTAAAGATACTGGCGATGAAAGATGGGTAgctaaagaagaattagaggCACCAGAGTTGAAAGATGCTCTTTACAATTCATCTGTTAAAGCTATTGGCATGTTATTATCCGAACCTGttgtatttttctttggtatGTGGATTGCATTTACTTGGTTCATTActttccttttcttgtCCGTCATTACTATTACGTTCTCCGAACAGAAGCACTGGTCTGAAGGTATTGCAGGTTTACCGTACATTTCGTTGTGTATTGGTGTTACTTTGGGATTTTTCTTAAACTTCTTACAGATTAGGAAGTATGATAAAATCAGATCTAAAGCAACAGGTGCAATCGCTCCAGAACATCGTCTTTATGGTGCTATGGCAGGTGGTATCTTTTTGCCAATTGGTCTATTTATCTATTCGTTTACGCAATACCATTGGCTTCACTGGATTGGTCCCAACATTGGTTTAGTTTGCATTGCATTTGGtattttctttatctttgaATCATGCTACTCCTATACATCTGATTGTTATGGTCCAAGTGCGTCTTCAGCTATTGCAGGCCAAAGTTATTTGCGTAATGAATTAGGTGCAGTAGCCCCATTGTTTGCAGCTCAAATGTTTAGAGGTATGCATAGTGAATGGGCTGGTTTGTTATGTTCTTTGGTTGGTACAGGTTTGAGTTTATTACCtttcattttattcaaatttggTCCAAGTATTCGTGGTAAATCTAAACGTGCTATTGTCTACGAAGATCATATGGTTTCCAGtgatgaaagtgatgatTCCAACAGTAATATTGGTTTTGCTGATAAAGATTATAAGGATGATGGCGGTCTATTCGATGATGGTGAACCATCGAAATCTTCACAATCTCGTCTAactaatgatgatgatcatGATAATGCACATATTGAAGATGCCCACGCTGTGAACAGTAGGGCAATGACAAATGTTCATTAA
- a CDS encoding uncharacterized protein (some similarities with uniprot|P43550 Saccharomyces cerevisiae YFL053W DAK2 Dihydroxyacetone kinase, required for detoxification of dihydroxyacetone (DHA); involved in stress adaptation), producing MFALEFLYQYARTRSTFKTLIDALQSFVEASNNGAREGAGKTRQIDPLVESGSYSVKREL from the exons ATG TTTGCGTTGGAATTCCTTTACCAGTACGCTAGAACAAGGTCTACTTTTAAAACTTTAATAGATGCTCTTCAATCATTTGTGGAAGCTTCAAATAACGGGGCCAGAGAAGGTGCCGGAAAGACAAGGCAAATAGACCCTCTAGTAGAAAGTGGTTCTTATTCCGTGAAGCGGGAACTTTAA